TCGCCTCGGGATCCTGTGACGGATCGGCGGACCGGATCAGGCTCTCCCGCGCCTCCTCCGGACGGCACAGTCCGGTCAGACATCGCTGCTCAAGGTCGCGGATGGACGGGCTGTCCGGCGCCGCCGCCAGACCCAGACGGCAGTGCCCCAGCGCGCCGGCGAGGTCGAAGCCGGCTAGATCGAGCAGGGCCGAGGCTTCATGCCGCGCGGCTGGACCAGCGGCGCCGCCCCCGGTCCAATGGCCGATGACCGTCCTGGCCGCCGCGAACCGCCCCGTCGCCACCAGGAACCGGACCAGCGCCAGATTGTGCGCGGCCGGCCGGGTCGCCGAGCCGTCCGGCGGACCGAGAACTCCGATCGCCGCTTCGAACTCGCCGAGATCCCACCAGGCGGTTGCCGTGGCGAGGCGGATGTCGGCCGCCGCCGACCTTGGCGGCCCCAGCGTGGCGAGCGCCGCTCGTGCGTCGTCGAGCCGCCCCACGTCGAAGAGTGCTCTCGACCTGCGAAGCACGGCATAGGGGCTGTCCGGCACCCGCTCGAGCAGGGCCTCGGCGGTCTCGAGCGCCTCCGCGGCCAGCCCCGCCATGACCTGAAGCACATAGAGCTGCTTGAGGCACGGAGCGGTCGCCGGCAACGTCCGGAGGCGTGCAATGCCCGTCGCGGCGGCACCGGGTACAGCGAGGCGAACCTCGCACCTGGCGAGCGCGCCAATCGTGTCCGGATCGGACGGATCCGCCTCATGAAGCCGCTGGCAGGCCCTCCGTGCGCCCGGCCAGTCCCCTCTCGCCACCAGGTCGGCGGCCTCACGCGTGTCGGCGAGCCGCGCCCCGTCGGTTTCGGCCGGGACACGCGCTGCGAGCGCCTTGCGGATCTCGCCCCGCAGTCCGGGCAGGACGTCCTGCGCGCCGAGCTGGTCGAGCGCGGCATGGACGGCATCATGCGGCCCGTCGTTCACCAACGCTCGGAGCGAGAGGCTCAGCGGGTAGGCGTAGCGTGCGAGATGGACCGGATCGGCGAGGAGGGTCCGCACCGCGTCGTCCGGCCGACCATCGCGATACAGGCACAAGGCGAGGCACCGGCGGACCATGACCGGTTCCGGATGGCTCGACACGACGTGCGTATAGAGGGCCGCCGCATCGCCGAACCGCCCGTCGAGTTCGGCGATATGCGCCCGGATACGCCACGTCTCCGGCCGCGCCGGGTCGATTGCCTCCATCCGCGCCAGGGCCTCCGCAGCCATGGCGAGATCATGCTGCTCCAGCCAGAACCGGGCGCGAAGGCCTGGAACGAATAGTTCCGGTCCAGCGCGACCGGCGCCTCGCGGATGGCGGCCTTGGCGCCGGCGAGGTCGTCCGGCTTCAGCAGCCGCACGAATTCGATCCGAGCAGCAAGATCTTGCGGGTCGGCCTCCATCCGCGCTCTCGCGATGTCGAGGTCAGACCTCGTCATTCGACATCACCGCATCACACTCGAGAATTCAGCCCCCAAGTTTCAACATCATAGTATAAGTAAAACGACTGCAATACTCGCAAGTTGCAATGGCCTACTGATCGCGCCCCGCCTTGC
This genomic window from Acuticoccus sediminis contains:
- a CDS encoding tetratricopeptide repeat protein, with translation MNDGPHDAVHAALDQLGAQDVLPGLRGEIRKALAARVPAETDGARLADTREAADLVARGDWPGARRACQRLHEADPSDPDTIGALARCEVRLAVPGAAATGIARLRTLPATAPCLKQLYVLQVMAGLAAEALETAEALLERVPDSPYAVLRRSRALFDVGRLDDARAALATLGPPRSAAADIRLATATAWWDLGEFEAAIGVLGPPDGSATRPAAHNLALVRFLVATGRFAAARTVIGHWTGGGAAGPAARHEASALLDLAGFDLAGALGHCRLGLAAAPDSPSIRDLEQRCLTGLCRPEEARESLIRSADPSQDPEATSHVPQRALFSFVGGLVNDMMIGRAECARAADALSSRPADAVEALTEIVRETGGATGIAIAMLTALRRDGRFRDAIPSSASDWSPRIPKVVHQYWGEAVLPGDVEAFTARLSDLHPDCDHRLWRRREVKALLRETFDPVVGRAFAAARSPSVRTDLVRLALLAQFGGVFVDVDCWGRGSMAPLVHGTSSFVAFQDESGAVGNAFIACAPDHPIIRQCLDEAAAEICTGSAEFPWLLIGPGRLARTVAQHLARQPASSCSVETRIWARHCVMRHLAIGRPMAHARAPHFPELQRLLSSRARRDGDYRMQAAE